The Papio anubis isolate 15944 chromosome 5, Panubis1.0, whole genome shotgun sequence genome has a segment encoding these proteins:
- the LOC116275015 gene encoding uncharacterized protein LOC116275015 has translation MEQNSYTSIHNQAPTTMGPGPDQLTSLFSEQDRSTPPRVRVSPSQSNQRARQASRWGEDEGRGRPAAAANWPAAEARGEDQHSLTQNGGAEAEASAPGGATRPTGFPQTAASWTRAPDPGGTHWSAPGPAPRGHSQLVSRVAARCPWDWRRRGRGPGATASASPHVRAGDRERTHLRRAPGAAGRARERRRSRANEWSRRLLAGDLRPVPGRTARACQGWCGCQDWCGRLPLAPDARLLVAGRPRPTVPSDDVTH, from the exons ATGGAGCAAAACTCATACACATCCATTCACAATCAGGCCCCAACCACCATGGGACCTGGGCCAGATCAACTGACTTCCCTGTTTTCAGAACAGGACCG TTCCACACCTCCCCGAGTCCGCGTCTCCCCAAGCCAAAGCAATCAGCGCGCACGCCAAGCATCCAGGTGGGGAGAGGACGAGGGGAGGGGGCGGCCAGCCGCAGCTGCGAACTGGCCCGCGGCGGAGGCGAGGGGAGAAGACCAGCATTCCCTCACACAAAATGGTGGCGCCGAGGCGGAGGCCAGCGCACCTGGGGGCGCCACACGCCCTACGGGATTCCCGCAGACCGCCGCCAGCTGGACGCGAGCCCCGGATCCAGGCGGCACGCACTGGTCTGCGCCAGGCCCAGCCCCAAGGGGCCATTCACAGCTGGTGTCCCGCGTCGCCGCTCGGTGTCCGTGGGACTGGCGCCGGCGGGGGCGAGGGCCTGGCGCGACCGCCTCGGCCTCACCCCACGTCCGCGCCGGGGATAGGGAGCGCACTCACCTCAGACGCGCCCCGGGAGCCGCTGGAAGAGCCCGGGAAAGGAGGCGGAGCCGCGCGAATGAATGGAGCCGGCGGCTGCTCGCTGGCGACCTCCGGCCGGTCCCGGGCCGCACCGCTCGCGCCTGCCAGGGCTGGTGCGGCTGCCAGGACTGGTGCGGCCGCCTCCCGCTCGCCCCGGACGCCCGGCTCCTCGTCGCGGGTCGGCCGCGGCCCACCGTGCCCTCCGACGACGTGACGCACTAG